The following DNA comes from Hordeum vulgare subsp. vulgare chromosome 3H, MorexV3_pseudomolecules_assembly, whole genome shotgun sequence.
TTCAGCCAATCGACAGTACTGAGGTTagtaaatttttattttttttgacaaCTTAGGCTTTAGATTTTATTTATTTGCAACCCAGACATTGTACATAGATCAACTTTCCAAAAGGAAAGGATATAGAGTTGAAAGCATCTCTAGCTTTACCTGATTTGTTgcatagagggtgcttggattcaAAGGACTAAAACTagtaggctaaagttccaagcacccctgactaaagagaggctaaaactaatcTTGAGGCTAAATTTTTTTAGTCAGGGGTATCTCTATTAAAATGTACATTAGTCCTCTCTGTCCTCAAgacaagttctggattggagggtttgaaagataataaatgctcattaacttgattttagtctctttagtatttggatcttttagtcatgggactaaaatgtATCAAGCACCTCTATAGTAAGATTGAAGAGTTATAGCTAGATCTCTGCATAAAAGCTCTCCTGGCTAGCGTGCGTGAGCAATGACGACATTCTCATTTCTTGGAATAGTTACTGAGCTTAGCAATATACTCCGACCAAAAAGCAATGCTGTGGGCATGCTGTTCCAACGAAATGATAATCAAGCTCGTAATTAACAAGTACACCAACAAAAGCTTATACTACAATAATACTCCATTCAATTCATCATTACGTACCACAGCACAAGCGACGCATACATCTAGCATTATTCATGCCTCAAGAACATGCACCACTACTACAGATAACCAAGAACTTAACACGACCGACCGATAGAGATAGACCTAAGAACGTAATTAATTAAACAACAAACGCAACAAACAAATCGAGTTCTCCAAACGTACGTACGCGCGGCGTATAGCGCCCACAGAACTATGCATGCATGCGTGCACGCTACGAGTAGCACTACCGAAACATCAACCATGCGCCGCGTCAGTGCTTGCCACACACCAGCGGATCTAGCTATCAACGGCCACCCTCAGCTTTTCACGGCTTCTTGGCGTGGTCGTCGACGGCAGCTGCAGCGGGGGAGCCCGGCATGCCGCCGAAGCCGCCGAGGCCGGGGGAGCCGCCGAGACCAGGGGAGCTGCCGCCGAGGAAGGGCATGCTGCCGATGCCGCCGAAGCTCGGGGTGGCGCCGCCGCTGCCGGGGAGGCTGAATCCGGGCATGCCGCTGCTGCCGGGGAGGCCGCCGCCCAACGCCGGCGACCCGCCGCCTAAGCGGTCGAACGGCGGAAAGGTCGTTGGCTGGAGGACCGCGTCCTTGCTGGCAGCTGCCGCCTCCGTCGTCTTGATGTTCCTCGCCTCGGCGCCGGTTGCCGCGGCCAGCACGGCGAGGACGAGCACCGCCACCATCTTGGTAGACTTCTCCATCGATAGCTAGCTCCTGAACTAGTGTTCTTGCTCCTGGCTAGTGTGCGAGTGGCTGCTTGCTTTGCTTGCTTGTTGCTTCTAGCTCtgtgggagatggaggaggaagaaaggtGGCAGGAGGTTTTATAGCCGGGGAAGCAGCGTCATTGAAGTGGTGGCAGCTCATCGATCGGCCTGAGGGACGGTAGGTGGGGGGCGTTAAGGAGACGATTAAAGGAGCGGGTACCTGCTGCGGTTTACTGCCATCCTGTGATCTCCATTAATACTTTTGCTCTTGCAGACCAGTGGTGCATCAATGGGCGGAGGAAGAAAGGGAGAAATCGTAGATCTGGTCGTGGTTGGGAGCTAGTATAGCTATCGCTTGCATGAAGAGTGTTCAAAATCCAGTGAATTTGGCTTTTGTTTTGGGGTAATTGCACGGAAATAgcgtttggagctcggcctccatataggcttttaaatttgaaatttaaatttcatgaaaattcatatttttacatttcaaacTATTTTGAAAACAAATACAAAGGTACGTAAGTAAGGACGTAACATAcgtgtgtgtaaattttcaaaataaataaattaaaataAGGGTTGTACAATAAAGATAAATttaaaactttttaacacataatACTATTCATCATTGCAGAACATGAATTTGTTTTTTTGTGCAAATAGTGTTTCAAGGTATTTCATTTTAaaattttacacacatacacataacatccttctttacATGCATATTTTTTTCAGATTCTTTTAAATAAAAAAGTTTAAATTTTGAATTGTTCAAAAATTTCGGCCTCCATAAAGACCGAGCTCCAAACGTCTGTTCTCGTAGTTACACTACTTCTTATACTGTGATCAGAGACGGTAGAAGGAAATGAGAAGTGCTACTAGCAATTTAGCATTCCTGTCTTTTCCCAGCAAAACAAGATTAACATTTGGAGCACTATTGTTTTCTtcgtttcagtctgataaacgGCCTTGCTGGCCAACAACTAAAAACGCTATATACTTATTTCGAGTAGTTTGACAAACAAAGGTTCGAATTAATGGATCGGATGTTTATGTTTGCATGCGTGTGTCTtgttgaaaaatattttttttgcgaTCAGTGCATCAATGGGAGAGGGAATGAAAAATAATGTATAGTATCCTTGTGGGAGCCGGTAGCTTACTTGCATCAACATGAGGTACGTACTTGCAAAATTGCAGAAATTTGCCTCAGAAAAAAAACAGTCAATTTTGTTGGCCCGGGGATCAAATCCAACggttctccttcatcttctttttCCAGCCCTTATCCCACCCTCGGAGAAGCTTCTTCCTACCTCAAACCGCTCAAGTATGGCTCACATCCCATCCTTTCCTCTCTTCGGGCTAACACACCGTATGAGGGAGTCCGAGACTAAGGGATCCTCTGGCCGCCGACCAATCTTCACGAACCGGACTCATGGGCTGCCCTATGATTATCACTGAAGGGTCA
Coding sequences within:
- the LOC123443369 gene encoding MFS18 protein-like, yielding MEKSTKMVAVLVLAVLAAATGAEARNIKTTEAAAASKDAVLQPTTFPPFDRLGGGSPALGGGLPGSSGMPGFSLPGSGGATPSFGGIGSMPFLGGSSPGLGGSPGLGGFGGMPGSPAAAAVDDHAKKP